The Pyramidobacter piscolens W5455 sequence CTCGGCCCTGGGCCATGTGATGTTTTCCAGTCTCATGATGATTTCCTCTATTCTCGGTTATTGTCACGTCCGCACGCCGCGGAAGGCTCCCTTCTGCCAAAGGGGCGCCTTCCGTTTTTTTGTGGAGATCCGCCGGACCGTTTCGCCGACTTCTCAACAAAATCCTATTTTTCCGGAAGGGGAAGCTTTTTGAACTCCTCCATGAAATCGACGATGTAATCGGCGCAGGTTTGAAGCATCTCGCGCCCCCATTCCTCTGTCGCCGTCGCGGGATGGTCGGGGCCGATCCAGCCGCCGGTCGAGGTCACATGATCGACGGGCCTGAGGATCTCGATATTGACGCCTTTATACTTGACGGACCGGAAGCCCGTCGTCTCGAACCGATCGGAAAGATGAATGTATTCCAGCGGGCCGCCGATCTCGCTGCGATCTACAAGATCAGGATTCACGCCCATCACGCCGGCCGTCTCTTCGCCGCCGCCATGGCCGCCTTTCCAGGCGGGATTCATGTCCCATGCCATCAGCCACCAGTTGAGCAACGCCACGAGGCAGCCTCTCTTCTCGAAGTCGAAGCCGACGTTTTCGATGGGTTTGATGTTG is a genomic window containing:
- a CDS encoding creatininase family protein, with protein sequence MRLEHIAWPRAEKYFKENDTVLIAVGSCECHGRHLPLGTDTIIPNRILELIEEKSGVLIAPTIPYGSTKSLACYPGTIDIGDELLCGLLAAVMDNFYRHGARRFVILNGHGGNIKPIENVGFDFEKRGCLVALLNWWLMAWDMNPAWKGGHGGGEETAGVMGVNPDLVDRSEIGGPLEYIHLSDRFETTGFRSVKYKGVNIEILRPVDHVTSTGGWIGPDHPATATEEWGREMLQTCADYIVDFMEEFKKLPLPEK